In Roseomonas fluvialis, one genomic interval encodes:
- a CDS encoding DUF4169 family protein has product MAEIVNLNKARKARAQAEKAEQAAANRAKHGRTKAEKQNDARAEDRRRAMLDGAKREE; this is encoded by the coding sequence ATGGCCGAGATCGTCAACCTGAACAAGGCCCGCAAGGCACGCGCGCAGGCGGAGAAGGCCGAACAGGCCGCCGCGAACCGGGCGAAGCACGGGCGGACCAAGGCGGAGAAGCAGAACGACGCGCGCGCCGAGGACCGCCGGCGCGCCATGCTGGACGGCGCGAAGCGCGAGGAATGA
- a CDS encoding dienelactone hydrolase family protein has product MISLTAADGHRLAAYRTGPQNADRALVVVQEIFGVNHHIRNVADAFAAEGYAVIAPALFDRVGPGIELGYEAADVAQGRELRGKIDAGLTVLDILAAAAALPRGVKRGIVGYCWGGTVAWHGATRTSAFSASSGWYGGGVAAAKDEVARCPVQLHFGETDASIPMSDVEAVRAAQPGVEIHVYAGAGHGFACDERGSYSAKDAALAQSRTLDFFAKHL; this is encoded by the coding sequence ATGATCTCGCTGACCGCCGCCGACGGCCACCGCCTGGCCGCCTATCGCACCGGCCCGCAGAACGCCGACCGCGCCCTGGTCGTGGTGCAGGAGATCTTCGGCGTGAACCACCACATCCGCAACGTGGCCGACGCCTTCGCTGCCGAGGGCTACGCCGTCATCGCCCCGGCCCTGTTCGACCGCGTGGGCCCGGGCATCGAGCTCGGCTACGAGGCCGCCGACGTGGCGCAGGGGCGCGAGCTGCGCGGGAAGATCGACGCCGGGCTGACCGTGCTCGACATCCTCGCCGCCGCCGCCGCCCTGCCGCGCGGGGTGAAGCGCGGCATCGTGGGCTATTGCTGGGGCGGCACCGTCGCCTGGCATGGCGCGACGCGCACCTCCGCCTTCAGCGCCTCCTCCGGCTGGTATGGCGGTGGCGTGGCCGCGGCGAAGGACGAGGTCGCCCGCTGCCCCGTCCAACTGCATTTCGGCGAGACCGACGCCTCGATCCCGATGAGCGATGTCGAGGCCGTGCGCGCCGCCCAACCGGGCGTCGAAATCCATGTCTATGCCGGCGCCGGCCACGGCTTCGCCTGCGACGAACGTGGGTCCTATTCCGCCAAGGACGCCGCCCTGGCGCAGAGCCGCACGCTGGACTTCTTCGCCAAGCACCTCTGA
- a CDS encoding PfkB family carbohydrate kinase, giving the protein MASPPLVICLGNVVADHTFRVEDVPAPPAKIAARSYSIGPGGMAANAAIAAVRLGGRAAFWGRVGDDMNGEPLAAALEAEGVDVTGLRRVPGGRTPVGAVLVDPRGERTIVSFRGSGLGTDAAWLPLERIRQAGALCCDPRWPEGVAAAAAAAREAGVPVVLDGERSETRILVDLVPRVDHAIFSVPGLANFLPGRGPEEGLRQALASGPVKVAAVTQGEKGVLWMAAGDDKPTRTPAFDVLATNTTGAGDVFHGAYALAVAEGMDTPRAMRFAAAAGALRARDGATPTRAMVEEMMAG; this is encoded by the coding sequence ATGGCCTCACCTCCCCTGGTTATCTGTCTCGGCAACGTGGTGGCGGACCACACCTTCCGTGTCGAGGACGTACCCGCCCCGCCGGCCAAGATCGCCGCGCGGTCCTACAGCATCGGCCCTGGCGGCATGGCCGCCAATGCCGCGATCGCCGCCGTGCGCCTGGGCGGGCGCGCCGCCTTCTGGGGCCGGGTGGGCGATGACATGAACGGCGAACCCCTGGCCGCCGCGCTGGAAGCCGAGGGCGTGGACGTGACCGGGCTGCGGCGTGTGCCGGGCGGGCGCACGCCGGTCGGGGCGGTGCTGGTGGACCCGCGCGGGGAACGCACCATCGTCTCCTTCCGCGGATCGGGGCTGGGCACCGATGCGGCCTGGCTGCCGCTGGAGCGCATCCGCCAGGCCGGAGCGCTGTGCTGCGACCCGCGCTGGCCCGAGGGTGTCGCCGCCGCCGCCGCCGCCGCGCGTGAAGCGGGCGTGCCCGTGGTGCTGGATGGCGAACGCAGCGAGACGCGCATCCTGGTGGACCTGGTGCCGCGGGTCGACCACGCGATCTTCTCGGTGCCGGGGCTGGCTAATTTCCTGCCCGGGCGCGGACCGGAGGAAGGGCTGCGCCAGGCGCTGGCCTCCGGCCCGGTGAAGGTGGCGGCGGTGACGCAGGGCGAAAAGGGCGTGCTGTGGATGGCGGCCGGCGACGACAAGCCGACCCGCACGCCGGCCTTCGACGTGCTGGCCACCAACACCACCGGCGCGGGGGATGTTTTCCACGGCGCCTATGCGCTGGCGGTGGCGGAGGGGATGGACACGCCCCGCGCCATGCGTTTCGCGGCGGCGGCGGGTGCGCTGCGCGCGCGCGACGGTGCGACACCGACGCGCGCGATGGTCGAGGAGATGATGGCGGGCTGA
- a CDS encoding RluA family pseudouridine synthase — MMQRSVPRRPPPRQALPASIADRILLLRDDVLVLDKPAGLPVHRGPRGGASLDDWLEPLRMGKRHLPQPAHRLDTDTAGCLVLGRTKPALGALGRIFAEGRAEKTYWAGVRGGPAADSGTIDLALRKTSSAARGWRMEVAPDGQPALTRWRVLGRGAGITWLELAPRTGRTHQLRVHCAAAGFPILGDPFYGADEPGGLHLLARAIGLPLDPPLATTAPVPPHMRAALSACGLGG, encoded by the coding sequence ATGATGCAGCGCAGCGTCCCACGCCGGCCGCCCCCGCGCCAAGCGCTCCCTGCATCGATCGCCGATCGGATCCTGCTGCTGCGCGACGATGTGCTGGTGCTGGACAAGCCGGCCGGCCTGCCGGTGCATCGCGGCCCGCGCGGCGGCGCCTCGCTCGATGACTGGCTCGAACCCCTGCGCATGGGCAAGCGCCACCTGCCCCAGCCGGCGCATCGCCTCGACACCGACACCGCCGGCTGCCTGGTGCTGGGCCGCACCAAGCCGGCGCTGGGGGCGCTCGGGCGCATCTTCGCGGAGGGGCGTGCCGAGAAAACGTATTGGGCGGGCGTGCGCGGCGGCCCGGCGGCGGATAGCGGCACCATCGACCTCGCCCTGCGCAAGACGAGCAGCGCGGCGCGCGGCTGGCGCATGGAGGTCGCGCCCGACGGCCAGCCTGCGCTGACACGCTGGCGCGTGCTCGGCCGCGGCGCGGGCATCACCTGGCTGGAACTCGCGCCGCGCACCGGCCGTACGCACCAGCTGCGCGTGCATTGCGCCGCGGCGGGCTTTCCGATCCTGGGCGACCCGTTCTACGGCGCTGACGAACCCGGCGGGCTGCACCTGCTGGCGCGCGCGATCGGCCTGCCGCTCGACCCGCCGCTCGCGACCACGGCACCGGTACCGCCGCACATGCGCGCCGCCCTGTCGGCCTGCGGGCTGGGCGGCTGA
- a CDS encoding Bug family tripartite tricarboxylate transporter substrate binding protein, whose product MITRRLLGATALLPLATPALAQWQPTRPIRVLVGFAPGGGTDITTRTIGAKLQTLLGQPIVVENRPGAGGNLASEATVNAPADGTALMMGTIASLVMNPLMVRLPFDVMTDLTAIGRSVEVTNFLVVAPEKPWRTLAELIAAAKAKPGELSYGSSGVGGAGHLGGALLDSMAGIETIHVPYRGGGQLITDILSGKVDFSVATAATVLPHIEAGRLRALAVPSPRRSALLPDLPTVAEAANLPGYEVANWYAMMGPRALPRPIVDRVNAALNEAMRDPDVASNLAKHGLEPAPSTPEELTATIRAETEKWRPIIARAGASAN is encoded by the coding sequence ATGATCACCCGCCGCCTGCTGGGCGCCACCGCCCTTTTGCCCCTGGCCACGCCCGCTCTCGCGCAGTGGCAGCCCACGCGGCCGATCCGCGTACTGGTCGGCTTCGCCCCGGGCGGGGGCACCGACATCACCACCCGCACCATCGGGGCGAAGCTGCAGACGCTGCTCGGCCAGCCCATCGTGGTCGAGAACCGCCCCGGCGCCGGCGGCAACCTGGCCTCCGAAGCCACCGTCAATGCGCCGGCCGACGGCACCGCGCTGATGATGGGCACCATCGCCTCGCTGGTGATGAACCCGCTGATGGTGCGGCTGCCCTTCGACGTCATGACCGACCTCACCGCCATCGGCCGGTCGGTCGAGGTGACGAACTTCCTGGTGGTCGCGCCCGAGAAGCCATGGCGCACGCTGGCCGAGCTGATCGCCGCGGCGAAGGCGAAGCCGGGCGAACTCTCCTACGGCTCCTCGGGTGTTGGCGGGGCGGGGCATCTCGGCGGCGCGCTGCTCGATTCGATGGCGGGGATCGAGACCATCCATGTGCCCTATCGCGGCGGCGGGCAGCTCATCACCGACATCCTCTCGGGCAAGGTGGATTTCTCGGTCGCCACGGCGGCGACCGTGCTGCCGCATATCGAGGCCGGGCGCCTGCGCGCGCTGGCGGTGCCCTCGCCACGCCGATCCGCCCTGCTGCCCGACCTGCCCACCGTGGCGGAAGCCGCGAACCTGCCCGGCTACGAGGTCGCGAACTGGTACGCCATGATGGGCCCGCGCGCCCTGCCGCGGCCCATCGTGGACCGCGTCAACGCCGCGCTGAACGAGGCGATGCGCGACCCCGACGTGGCATCGAACCTGGCGAAGCACGGGCTGGAACCCGCACCCAGCACGCCCGAGGAACTCACCGCCACGATCCGCGCCGAGACCGAGAAGTGGCGCCCGATCATCGCGCGGGCGGGTGCCAGCGCGAACTGA
- a CDS encoding enoyl-CoA hydratase/isomerase family protein, protein MTMDLPTYETLALDAAEPHVLVVRLNRPHVSNALNTQMGRDLHALWSHLIAEPGGVRCVVFTAAGEKAFCGGGDLKERNGMTDAQWRHQHEIFERAYWTMLDCPIPIVAAVTGHAYAGGLEMVLASDFAYGVASARFALTEVTIGIMPGAGGTQTLPRIVGERRAKEIILTGRPFTAAQALDWGILNQVFDTREALHEAAMETARTIARNAPLSVRQAKRSMHYGLQMDIRTALRFEIECYNQLVGTEDRHEGIASFNEKRKPVFKGR, encoded by the coding sequence ATGACGATGGACTTGCCGACCTACGAGACACTGGCGCTGGACGCCGCCGAGCCGCATGTGCTGGTGGTGCGGCTGAACAGGCCGCATGTGTCGAACGCGCTGAACACGCAGATGGGGCGCGACCTGCATGCGCTGTGGTCGCACCTGATCGCCGAACCGGGTGGGGTGCGCTGCGTGGTCTTCACCGCCGCCGGCGAGAAGGCCTTCTGCGGCGGCGGCGACCTCAAGGAACGCAACGGCATGACCGATGCGCAGTGGCGCCACCAGCACGAGATTTTTGAGCGCGCCTATTGGACGATGCTGGACTGCCCGATCCCGATCGTCGCGGCGGTCACCGGCCATGCCTATGCCGGAGGGCTGGAAATGGTGCTGGCGTCGGACTTCGCCTATGGCGTGGCGTCCGCGCGCTTCGCGTTGACGGAAGTGACCATCGGCATCATGCCGGGCGCGGGCGGGACGCAGACGCTGCCGCGCATCGTGGGCGAACGCCGCGCCAAGGAGATCATCCTGACCGGGCGGCCCTTCACGGCGGCGCAGGCACTGGATTGGGGCATCCTGAACCAGGTGTTCGACACGCGCGAGGCGCTGCACGAAGCGGCGATGGAGACCGCGCGAACCATCGCGCGCAACGCCCCGCTGTCGGTGCGCCAGGCCAAGCGGTCGATGCATTACGGGCTGCAGATGGACATCCGCACCGCGCTGCGGTTCGAGATCGAATGCTACAACCAGCTGGTCGGCACCGAGGACCGGCACGAGGGCATCGCGTCATTCAACGAGAAGCGCAAGCCGGTGTTCAAGGGGCGGTAG
- a CDS encoding beta strand repeat-containing protein: MTDITGTAGNDTIAPLVNTAGAARPGAGADRIEGLGGADSLLGGDGIDTLLGHEGDDTLAGGIGTDLLDGSTGTDWLSYAADTAGVSIDLYFLSARGGEAEGDSIAAGFEALAGGSGADAIIANDTVAETILGNDGADTLMAFGDFGTSNDWLDGGAGDDSVTAQAGANTLRGGIGADVLRGGAGADLLDGGADADTITGGGGADTLTYAGSLSAVTVDLALRSGLGGDAQGDSIGAGIEAVLGSGQADALTGGTGNDSLFGGGGADTLAGAQGHDWLQGGAAADRMVGGAGNDTYVLEDTGDLAIEAANQGRDLVLTARAIYVIGAHLDDVAAAGGTTHRFTGNALDNAITGGAFADTLAGGDGADTLSGLGGIDQLLGGAGDDVYVLDQPGDVVVELANQGFDTLRTTFATLTLGAHFEAVAATNAIAHRFTGNTLDNALTGGAGTDTLSGLAGADTLDGGAGIDRLAGGIGDDRYVTTTGDVVVEFAGQGNDTVVATTGTAAALGANLEALVLEGTTLLRGTGNGLDNLLVGNTGANQLSGLVGNDSLLGGQGADTLVGGAGADTLSGGAGNDVFRLLAADDSTVATPDRILDFARTVAGGLDRVDLRSIDADAFTGGNQAFVYIGAAAFSGGGAGGAAQWRVAANGAGTWRAEGDINGDGAADVAIDILSTASPVAGWFLL; this comes from the coding sequence ATGACCGACATCACCGGCACGGCTGGCAACGACACCATCGCCCCGCTGGTCAACACCGCCGGCGCGGCGCGCCCCGGCGCCGGGGCCGACCGGATCGAGGGCCTCGGCGGCGCCGACAGCCTGCTGGGCGGGGACGGCATCGACACGCTGCTGGGCCATGAGGGCGACGACACGCTGGCCGGCGGCATCGGGACTGACCTGCTCGACGGCAGCACCGGCACCGACTGGCTCTCCTACGCCGCCGACACCGCCGGCGTGTCGATCGACCTGTATTTCCTCTCGGCCCGCGGCGGCGAGGCCGAGGGCGACAGCATCGCCGCGGGGTTCGAGGCGCTGGCCGGCGGGTCCGGCGCCGATGCCATCATCGCCAACGACACGGTGGCCGAGACCATCCTGGGCAACGACGGCGCCGACACGCTGATGGCCTTCGGCGATTTCGGCACCAGCAACGACTGGCTCGACGGTGGCGCCGGCGATGACTCCGTCACGGCCCAGGCCGGCGCCAACACCCTGCGGGGCGGCATCGGTGCCGACGTGCTGCGCGGTGGCGCCGGCGCCGACCTGCTGGACGGCGGCGCCGACGCCGACACCATCACCGGCGGCGGCGGGGCGGATACGCTGACCTACGCGGGATCGCTCTCCGCCGTTACCGTCGACCTGGCGCTGCGCAGCGGCCTCGGCGGCGATGCGCAGGGCGATAGCATCGGCGCCGGCATCGAGGCAGTGCTGGGCTCCGGACAGGCCGATGCGCTGACCGGCGGCACCGGGAATGACAGCCTGTTCGGCGGCGGCGGCGCCGACACACTGGCCGGCGCGCAAGGCCATGACTGGCTGCAGGGCGGCGCCGCGGCGGATCGTATGGTCGGCGGGGCGGGCAACGACACCTATGTGCTCGAGGATACCGGCGACCTCGCGATCGAGGCTGCGAACCAGGGCCGTGACCTGGTGCTGACCGCGCGCGCGATCTACGTGATCGGCGCCCATCTCGATGACGTGGCGGCGGCCGGCGGCACCACGCATCGCTTCACCGGCAATGCGCTGGACAACGCCATCACCGGGGGCGCCTTCGCCGATACGCTGGCGGGTGGCGATGGCGCGGACACGCTCTCGGGCTTGGGCGGCATCGACCAGCTGCTGGGTGGCGCAGGCGATGATGTCTATGTCCTCGACCAGCCCGGCGACGTGGTGGTGGAACTCGCCAACCAGGGCTTCGACACGCTGCGCACCACCTTCGCCACGCTGACGCTGGGCGCGCATTTCGAGGCGGTGGCCGCGACCAACGCCATCGCCCACCGCTTCACCGGCAACACGTTGGACAATGCTCTGACCGGCGGCGCGGGCACCGATACGCTGTCCGGCTTGGCAGGTGCGGACACGCTCGATGGCGGCGCGGGCATCGACCGCCTGGCGGGCGGCATCGGCGACGACCGCTACGTCACCACCACCGGCGACGTGGTGGTGGAATTCGCAGGCCAGGGCAACGATACGGTGGTGGCCACCACCGGCACCGCCGCGGCGCTCGGTGCGAACCTCGAGGCGCTGGTGCTGGAGGGCACCACGCTGCTGCGCGGCACCGGCAACGGGCTGGACAACCTGCTGGTCGGCAATACCGGCGCGAACCAGCTGTCGGGCCTCGTTGGCAACGACAGCCTGCTGGGCGGGCAGGGCGCCGATACGCTGGTGGGCGGGGCGGGGGCTGACACGCTCTCGGGCGGCGCGGGCAACGACGTGTTCCGCCTGCTGGCCGCGGACGACAGCACGGTGGCGACGCCTGACCGCATCCTCGACTTCGCGCGCACGGTCGCGGGCGGGCTCGACCGGGTGGACCTGCGCAGCATCGATGCGGATGCGTTCACCGGCGGCAACCAGGCCTTCGTCTATATCGGCGCGGCGGCCTTCTCCGGCGGCGGCGCGGGAGGTGCGGCGCAGTGGCGCGTGGCGGCCAATGGCGCCGGGACCTGGCGCGCCGAGGGCGACATCAACGGCGACGGCGCGGCGGATGTGGCGATCGACATCCTCAGCACGGCAAGCCCGGTGGCAGGGTGGTTCCTGCTGTAG
- a CDS encoding calcium-binding protein, with protein MGADTLTGLTGGDTLDGGAGIDRLVGGADSNIYIVTTGDVVVEGLNQGQDTVIATDGTAHTLAANVEVLVLQGSTLVTGTGNGLANTLVGNALDNVLNGGAGDDSLSGGIGIDTSVGGAGADTMTGCNGADRFRLLSAADRTVAASDRINEFSVVGLDRVDLSFVDANALTPANDAFAFIGTAAFGAAGAAGAASAGQLRVTAASPGVWRAQGDNNGDGVADLQILIAGPGVANAGWFIL; from the coding sequence ATCGGCGCCGATACGCTGACCGGGCTCACCGGCGGCGATACGCTCGATGGCGGGGCGGGGATCGACCGGCTGGTGGGTGGCGCGGACAGCAACATCTACATCGTGACCACCGGCGACGTGGTGGTGGAAGGGCTGAACCAGGGCCAAGACACCGTGATCGCGACGGATGGCACGGCGCATACGCTTGCCGCCAATGTCGAGGTGCTGGTGCTGCAGGGGTCCACGCTGGTCACCGGGACCGGCAACGGGCTCGCGAACACCCTGGTGGGCAATGCGCTGGACAACGTCCTGAATGGCGGGGCGGGGGATGATTCGCTCTCGGGCGGCATCGGCATCGACACGTCGGTGGGCGGCGCGGGTGCGGACACCATGACCGGTTGCAACGGGGCGGATCGCTTCCGGCTGCTGTCCGCCGCCGACCGCACCGTGGCCGCGAGCGACAGGATCAACGAATTCAGCGTCGTCGGCCTCGACCGTGTCGACCTGTCCTTCGTCGACGCGAATGCGCTGACGCCGGCCAACGATGCCTTCGCCTTCATCGGCACCGCCGCCTTCGGCGCGGCGGGCGCGGCGGGCGCGGCCAGCGCGGGGCAGTTGCGCGTGACTGCCGCATCACCGGGCGTGTGGCGTGCGCAGGGCGACAACAACGGCGACGGCGTGGCGGACCTGCAGATCCTGATCGCCGGCCCGGGCGTGGCGAATGCCGGCTGGTTCATCCTGTAG
- a CDS encoding tripartite tricarboxylate transporter substrate binding protein: MADAPATRRALLAAPMLLAAPALAQGAFPDRPIRLFIPWPPGASADVFLRAIADAAGRRLGQPVVPENRPGASGTLGAAALKDARPDGYTLAQLFGGVHRFVLANERASFNSLTDFTWIVQLSGSVHGIVVNADSPWRTLDDVLAAARAAPGRLTYGTLGPTSVQHMAMLDIMQRAGVELTHVPYRGGGELTTALLSKQVDVVADASGWAPLVADGRFRLLVVWGATRMPRFPDVPTLREAGIDLVVDSPYGIGGPRGMDPAVVRRLHDAFRDALEEDAVRAVMERFNLPRLYLDTAAFEAAQPASYEFERAGLRRAGLLPAGR; the protein is encoded by the coding sequence ATGGCCGATGCACCCGCCACGCGCCGCGCATTGCTCGCGGCCCCGATGCTGCTGGCCGCGCCCGCGCTGGCGCAAGGCGCCTTCCCCGACCGGCCGATCCGCCTGTTCATTCCCTGGCCGCCGGGGGCCTCCGCCGATGTCTTCCTGCGCGCCATCGCCGATGCCGCGGGGCGGCGCCTGGGCCAACCGGTGGTGCCGGAGAATCGGCCTGGCGCCTCCGGCACGCTCGGCGCCGCGGCACTGAAGGATGCGCGGCCGGACGGCTACACGCTGGCGCAGCTGTTCGGCGGCGTGCACCGCTTCGTCCTGGCGAATGAGCGCGCATCCTTCAATTCCCTGACCGACTTCACCTGGATCGTGCAGCTCAGCGGGTCGGTGCACGGCATCGTGGTGAACGCGGACAGCCCGTGGCGCACGCTGGACGACGTGCTGGCCGCCGCGCGCGCCGCACCCGGGCGGCTGACCTACGGCACGCTGGGGCCGACATCGGTGCAGCACATGGCGATGCTCGACATCATGCAGCGCGCCGGGGTGGAACTGACCCACGTGCCCTATCGCGGTGGCGGGGAACTCACCACCGCGCTGCTGTCCAAGCAGGTGGATGTGGTGGCGGATGCCTCGGGCTGGGCGCCGCTGGTGGCGGATGGGCGCTTCCGTCTGCTGGTCGTGTGGGGGGCCACGCGCATGCCGCGCTTCCCCGATGTGCCGACGCTGCGCGAGGCCGGCATCGACCTGGTGGTGGACAGTCCCTACGGCATCGGCGGCCCGCGCGGCATGGACCCCGCCGTGGTGCGGCGCCTGCACGACGCCTTCCGCGACGCGCTGGAAGAAGACGCCGTGCGCGCCGTCATGGAGCGCTTCAACCTGCCGCGCCTGTACCTGGACACCGCGGCCTTCGAGGCGGCGCAGCCCGCGTCCTACGAATTCGAACGCGCCGGCCTGCGCCGCGCCGGGCTGCTGCCGGCCGGGCGCTGA
- a CDS encoding NIPSNAP family protein, giving the protein MLHELRIYRCLPGRLPALLNRFQNSTLPIWQRHGIRQAGFWTTVIGESNLDLHYLLAWESLAERETKWNAFQADPEWIAKRAESEKDGPILANVSSAILQPTAFSSVK; this is encoded by the coding sequence ATGCTGCACGAACTGCGGATCTATCGCTGCCTGCCCGGCCGCCTGCCGGCGCTGCTCAATCGTTTCCAGAATTCCACGCTGCCGATCTGGCAGCGCCACGGCATCCGCCAGGCGGGCTTCTGGACCACGGTGATCGGCGAATCGAACCTCGACCTGCATTACCTGCTGGCCTGGGAATCGCTGGCTGAGCGCGAGACGAAGTGGAATGCCTTCCAGGCCGATCCGGAATGGATCGCCAAGCGCGCCGAAAGCGAGAAGGACGGCCCCATCCTGGCCAATGTCAGCAGCGCGATCCTGCAGCCGACCGCGTTCTCCTCGGTGAAGTAG
- a CDS encoding ABC transporter substrate-binding protein, whose translation MTCLRFALLGLVLLAAPARTQSLTMAVEAPFGLDPHFLFAGPNMAAARQVYDSLINRDAESRFVPGIVERWEATGPQEWTLHLRRGVTFHDGSPFTAEDVAFSIARVPNVPNNPGPYTSNLRTIARVEVVDPHTVRLHTDQPNPVLPGQLTNIFVVSKHVAESATTADFNAGRAAIGTGPFRVEQARGTEGMSVLRNERYWGEAPAYQRVNIRVIGNDSARLAALLSGDADLVESVPPTDVERLQRDARVSVFRRNSDRIMYLLPNVRLDQFPLLTDTAGTPLPRNPLRDIRVRQALSLAIDRQALAARALDGQAVPTVQMVPEQFGGFDATLPLPAADPVRARALLAEAGYPDGFGITIGCSNNRYVNDARVCQALGQMLTRAGFQARVETQPWNVFSPRTQSHRNDLPLSLYGLSLSSSRDASYILATAVHTRIPERAFGQGNRGGFSDARIDALIDGVIGLGGEGREAELRRVAREAGDALPFIPLYNQVVVVAARRGITYVPRMDEQMVAQNARPAPR comes from the coding sequence ATGACATGCCTTCGCTTCGCCCTGCTGGGCCTGGTCCTGCTCGCCGCACCGGCGCGCACGCAGTCGCTGACCATGGCGGTGGAGGCCCCCTTCGGCCTCGATCCTCATTTCCTGTTCGCCGGGCCGAACATGGCCGCGGCGCGCCAAGTCTACGACAGCCTGATCAACCGCGACGCCGAGAGCCGCTTCGTGCCAGGCATCGTCGAGCGCTGGGAAGCGACAGGCCCGCAGGAATGGACCCTGCACCTGCGTCGCGGCGTGACCTTTCATGATGGCAGCCCCTTCACGGCGGAGGATGTCGCCTTCTCGATCGCGCGCGTGCCGAACGTGCCGAACAATCCCGGCCCCTATACCTCGAACCTGCGCACCATCGCGCGTGTCGAGGTGGTGGACCCGCACACCGTCCGCCTGCACACAGACCAGCCCAACCCGGTGCTGCCGGGGCAGCTGACCAACATCTTCGTGGTGTCGAAGCACGTGGCGGAATCGGCCACCACCGCCGACTTCAACGCCGGGCGCGCGGCGATCGGCACCGGGCCCTTCCGCGTCGAGCAGGCGCGCGGCACGGAAGGCATGAGTGTGTTGCGCAACGAGCGCTACTGGGGCGAGGCGCCGGCCTACCAGCGCGTGAACATCCGCGTCATCGGCAATGATTCCGCGCGGCTCGCGGCGCTGCTCAGCGGCGATGCCGACCTGGTCGAGAGCGTGCCGCCCACCGACGTGGAACGCCTGCAGCGCGATGCGCGCGTCAGCGTCTTCCGGCGCAATTCCGACCGCATCATGTACCTGCTGCCGAATGTCCGGCTCGACCAGTTCCCGCTGCTGACGGACACCGCCGGCACGCCACTGCCGCGCAACCCGCTGCGCGATATCCGCGTGCGGCAGGCGCTGTCGCTGGCCATCGATCGCCAGGCGCTGGCCGCACGCGCGCTCGACGGCCAGGCCGTCCCCACCGTGCAGATGGTGCCCGAGCAGTTCGGCGGCTTCGATGCGACCCTACCCCTGCCCGCCGCCGATCCCGTCCGCGCCCGCGCGCTGCTGGCCGAGGCCGGCTATCCCGATGGCTTCGGCATCACCATCGGATGTTCCAACAACCGTTATGTGAACGATGCGCGGGTCTGCCAGGCGCTGGGGCAGATGCTCACGCGCGCCGGCTTCCAGGCGCGCGTCGAAACCCAGCCCTGGAACGTGTTCTCGCCGCGCACCCAGTCGCATCGCAACGACCTGCCGCTGAGCCTCTATGGGCTGTCGCTGTCGTCGTCGCGCGATGCGTCCTACATCCTCGCCACGGCGGTGCACACGCGCATCCCGGAGCGCGCCTTCGGCCAGGGCAATCGCGGCGGGTTCTCGGATGCGCGCATCGATGCGCTGATCGATGGCGTGATCGGGCTGGGCGGCGAAGGACGCGAGGCCGAATTGCGCCGTGTGGCGCGCGAGGCCGGCGACGCGCTGCCCTTCATCCCGCTGTACAACCAGGTGGTGGTCGTGGCGGCGCGGCGCGGCATCACCTACGTGCCGCGCATGGACGAACAGATGGTGGCGCAGAACGCGCGGCCGGCGCCGCGCTGA
- a CDS encoding GntR family transcriptional regulator — MDGSTPVRDLGEAAYARIRAAIRDGSLAPGERLTEVDLATRFGVSRTPVRQAIARLEAEGLLTHEARRGLVVTRPDHQQVVELYVMREVLEGAAARLAAQHASETEIAAMAEIVGAEPAAFGDAAALAEVNQRLHGLLYLAAHNRYLLRSLEQLAATMSLLPSLLTRDGRAQAAHAEHRAILKAIGKRDGDAAEAAARAHARAAQKHRLAWMVGTLGVPRATPG; from the coding sequence ATGGACGGTTCCACCCCCGTGCGCGACCTCGGCGAGGCCGCCTATGCCCGCATCCGCGCCGCCATCCGCGACGGGTCGCTTGCACCTGGCGAACGGTTGACCGAGGTCGATCTGGCCACGCGCTTCGGCGTCTCACGCACGCCGGTGCGCCAGGCGATCGCGCGGCTCGAGGCCGAGGGACTGCTGACGCATGAGGCGCGCCGCGGCCTGGTGGTGACGCGCCCCGACCACCAGCAGGTGGTGGAACTGTACGTCATGCGCGAAGTGCTGGAAGGCGCCGCGGCGCGCCTGGCGGCCCAGCACGCAAGCGAGACCGAGATCGCCGCCATGGCCGAGATCGTCGGCGCCGAACCCGCCGCCTTCGGCGATGCCGCCGCGCTGGCGGAGGTGAACCAGCGGCTGCACGGGCTGCTGTATCTGGCGGCGCACAACCGGTACCTGCTGCGCAGCCTCGAGCAGCTCGCCGCCACCATGTCGCTGCTGCCGAGCCTGCTGACGCGCGACGGGCGCGCGCAGGCGGCGCATGCGGAACACCGCGCCATCCTGAAGGCAATCGGCAAGCGCGATGGCGACGCCGCCGAGGCCGCCGCACGCGCCCATGCCCGCGCGGCGCAGAAGCATCGCCTCGCCTGGATGGTCGGCACGCTCGGCGTGCCGCGCGCGACACCCGGTTGA